One region of Verrucomicrobiota bacterium genomic DNA includes:
- a CDS encoding carboxypeptidase regulatory-like domain-containing protein has product MAKRPRNEPSIRGRRPRFIGSRREPVGQLNRLGALQGRVITDGNVVFGACVVAEDAAGNIVSGTVTEPDGRYVLPALAPGNYQVRATPLYSLLANPAVRLVSGADIGRRFANAETSFLPTANKTTGVAPGITNEVDFSVLKGEPGFLIARLRPAAREQDELAAINSPAMIRVGQGNLVIGVYSPGFPSTGATLTVTGGGLMLGPASFVRDAFPNVRPSLNLLSIAISVDRNATPGLRSFIVQQGTNIAYANGFLEILPAFSDDNFDGLDDSFQRRYFPRFTAAEAAPSADPDGDNFSNNREWVAGTDPTNRLSVLRIERASVSANGTTIVWQSVAGKRYQVFRNLELEKGAWEPVGAAVMAAGPSAQFLDSSSAIGARFYRVQVRP; this is encoded by the coding sequence ATGGCAAAGCGTCCCCGGAACGAGCCTTCGATTCGAGGACGCCGGCCTCGTTTCATCGGAAGCCGACGTGAACCCGTCGGACAACTCAATCGGCTTGGGGCGCTCCAAGGCCGCGTCATCACGGACGGGAATGTCGTCTTTGGGGCGTGCGTGGTGGCTGAGGATGCCGCCGGCAACATTGTTTCCGGCACGGTCACGGAGCCGGATGGCCGTTATGTGCTTCCCGCTCTGGCGCCGGGAAACTACCAGGTGCGAGCGACCCCGCTTTACTCTCTGCTGGCCAATCCGGCGGTCCGGTTGGTCTCTGGGGCCGACATCGGGCGGCGCTTCGCGAATGCAGAAACGAGTTTTCTTCCCACGGCCAACAAAACGACCGGCGTTGCTCCGGGGATCACCAACGAAGTTGATTTTAGCGTGCTGAAAGGGGAACCAGGGTTTCTAATCGCCCGTCTGCGTCCGGCAGCCCGGGAGCAGGATGAGCTGGCGGCGATTAACTCACCGGCCATGATCCGCGTGGGGCAGGGCAATCTGGTCATCGGCGTGTATTCGCCTGGTTTTCCATCGACCGGCGCCACGCTCACCGTCACCGGCGGCGGTTTGATGCTGGGGCCGGCCAGCTTTGTTCGCGACGCGTTCCCAAATGTCCGCCCCAGCCTGAATCTCCTCTCCATCGCGATCAGCGTGGACCGCAATGCCACGCCGGGTTTGCGCAGTTTCATTGTGCAGCAGGGCACGAACATCGCTTACGCGAATGGCTTTCTGGAAATCTTGCCCGCTTTTTCGGACGACAACTTCGACGGCCTGGACGATTCGTTTCAGCGGCGGTATTTCCCGCGCTTCACCGCCGCCGAAGCCGCACCCTCCGCGGATCCGGACGGAGATAACTTCAGCAATAATCGTGAATGGGTCGCGGGGACCGATCCAACCAACCGGCTCTCCGTGCTTCGAATTGAACGTGCCAGCGTCTCGGCGAACGGCACGACGATTGTCTGGCAGAGCGTGGCGGGGAAGCGCTACCAGGTGTTCAGGAACCTGGAGTTGGAGAAAGGCGCTTGGGAACCAGTCGGGGCGGCGGTTATG